The Archocentrus centrarchus isolate MPI-CPG fArcCen1 chromosome 12, fArcCen1, whole genome shotgun sequence nucleotide sequence ttgtttttcaggagttgggctcagcccctttatttcagtgaaaagaactcttaatgcttcagcataccaagacattttgaacaatttcatgctcccaactttgtgggaacagtttggggatggctccatcctgttccaatatgactgtgcaccagtgcacaaaacaaggtCCGTAAAGACATTGATGatcaagtttggtgtggaagaacttgactggcctgcacaaactcctgacctcaacctgacagaacacctttgggatgaattagagcggagactgccagccaggccttctcatccagcgtccgtgtctgacctcacaaatgcacttctggaagaatggtcaaaaattcccataaacacacttctTAACCTTGTGGAAAACTTTCCCAGATGGGTTGAAGCTGTtaaagctgcaaagggtgggcagacataatattaaaccctatagattaagaatcggatgtcactcaagttgtgtgaaggcagacgagtgaagaATTTTGGCAATATCATGGACATGCAGGAatgaaagaattaaagcagttcagAAGGCAAAATGGTGTCCAACTCAGTACTAGCAAGTTGTAAATAATAAAGTGAATGTAgggtattattgtagggtctttacccacaatacaaagcgccttgaggcgacagtttgttgtgatttggcgctatataaataaaattgaattgaattgaattgaattgtaagTTCTGGTATTATGTAGGAAATGGCATGTGCATTGTTAATACCTGTGACAGACATCTGAAAGAGGTCTTCTACTTCTTCTGCACCTACCATCAACCGCCCGCTTTAAGAGTGTAATCGAAAAAAGCTCTTCATGCAGGCATGCGCACACATTCAGTATGCTTCTGATTTTTAAATCTCAAGACTTAGCGATGCAAATGTTCAGTCAGGCAGTCGAAACCCATCTCCCCACAGTCCATTAGGCCAGTGTGTTGTGTCCTTTATGAAGCTTTGGCCCTGTTATTGACTCGTCTGGCCTCCAGGCTTCTTTCCCCTGGGTCGATCAATTCTTCAGTCTGGGTCAGCCAGTGGTTCCATGAATTCTCCATCCACATAACCATACACAGCAAACAGCCCTGATTGATCATCAGCACCCTGCCTCCTCCCATGATCATGTCTGGCCATTAATTTCACCTTTTTAGTTACCTTAGCATTCTTCTGTAGTTTTGTGCCTGTTGATTTTTATGATCATTATCAACCTgtagttgtttgtttgtttcccgCTTTGCTTCTTTGCTTTTCCCTTTCTTACAATCTCCCGTTTCTTCTTTTGCACCATCTATAAAattcccctgctgttttctaCAAACTGTTCTGCCATTTTACTCCACTCTCTATCCATCCCACCAATCACCTGCACTGTGGCGTACCCTTTTCTCCTGCTTGTAGAGCATTTGATCAGTTCACCCGAGACCAGTTAACCGTACTTCTGCCTACTGGCCCAGGGGGAAAGCGGCAAGTCTCAGCCAGGTTAGTGACAATGTAAGAAAGAGCCTCAGACCTGAGGacaaaacagtggaaactgcATTTGATTTATTCTACTCAAGACATTCAAAGGTCACCTGATGGTgttgtaaccccccccccctccccaccccaAGTCAAATACACAAATGGCTCCATATAATGAAGAGGTGGGGCCAGCCAAGCAACATCAAACACTAATTTAAACCGATTAATACCTTCATATTACCAAACTCATTATCCTCAGCCAAAAAAAGAAGTAATCTCTCATTTCATTAGATGCTTGATCACTCCAGAGTCAGGTCTGTTTCCAAGTAACAAGACAGTGTGAGATGAAATTTCATCAGTGGCCCCATCATTTATCCCTAATGCAAACATCTCCCTGGCATTAATATGACTGATGGGCGGTCAATCTGAGCAACACTCTCTGTACCGCAGAGCTTACAGTCATTAAATatgatttacattttattacattcCCACTTTCACCGCTCATCATCACCACCAGTAGATCAGAATGGATTATTAGTGTTGAGCCTAAACTAACAACTACTGTAAATATGTAATgaatcaagtgtgtgtgtgtgtgtgtgtgtttcaaagTGGGGAGACGTGCTATATTTCTCAACTTTCTTGTCTCGCAGCAAGCACCTTAGCAAATTAAATGTTGAAGTCCCAATCTTTAAGGTATCTTATTCATTAGTTTTAATCCTACAGTAAATGCTACTCAGGTATGAACTTTCTCAAAAATAGAACAGATGAGCTGCAGTTGTATCTGTTTACAGCACACCCTAacaaggtttttttgttttaatacaacaaaaatgccaaaaataccTTCAATGCCAAAGCAGGTGCTGCTAGAGTTGGCCACTCACAATGATCATAAGCCAGAGTAGCCAAGTTTTTGATgatgtttcacctcttatccaagaggcttcttcagttctaaaaccaaaagagtcccaggtatttaaacctggtgggggttgtcccctttgaAGGTGTCATTgtcattgacccactattgatcatgtgcgtcatcacatgagccaggGTGTGAAAAAAGGCAGAGGTGGTGGCTCACCACACCAGTtgtcagccacctacaatgcagtcttgagatcccttcccagTCTTCTCAACCCCCACTCtcaccttacttcaggtgacctcaataggttacatgatagggtggggcaaggcctcacagtggtttcatctgaaacccctggtggtaatgacccacatCTTTTTTCCACACCTTGGCTGAAGTAATGAAGCAGATGCttaatagtgggtcaacaaccacctccaaTGGGGACAACGCCCACtaaggtttaaatacctgggcctcctttggttttagaactgaagaagcctcttggataagaggtgaaatgtcttctaGAGTCGCCCCTTTTTTTCCAAGCTCTCAAGATTACCgttacctggatgactgagaacctgcacagacataAGACACAGTATTTAATGATTAAATTAAAGCACTGGTTACAAagtaagtaataaataaataactgaaacatTATAGGCTAAttgtttgatgtaaaaaaaaaaaaaaaaaaaaaaaaaaaaaaatcagacacagctaattatttttattactgattAAACTGACTATTTTCTCCATCCATAAAAAATTGTTTATGCTATAAATTGACAAAGATTTGTGAAAAATAACTTCTGCAAAGCTAACACTCCAAACCATGAATGGAAAACTAGGCCCTAAAACCAACATAAAGCCTGTTTGTCCAGGTTATTGTTATTCATTTGTTATCTTTTTATCTGTTAActgttcatttaaaatattagtTACTTCAGTAAAACAGAAACCTAAACTATAGCCTCAAACTTGAGGTAACCATCTGAGGGAAGTCTTTACAAAGGAACGTTTTTATTTCTGCATCCAGTCAATACAGAATATTGATTGGATACTATCAATACACCGGTGGGGTTATAACCTGGTTTATCACTTGGATTcgatccatctttttttttttcttacttttcaaatatttttttaattaatgcaaAGGTCAGGCTATACTCAGTGTTATATATTATAAAATCCATTATTTATACCATGTATCAGTGCTGTGGTTTCTCTGAGTATCTgttataacccccccccccggctggagaagtgtgtgtgtaaacatttcCTGGGTTGTTTTTCTATGAATCTGCTGGTGGTGGGATAAATAGCCTcaaaaacatcagatttttccagtcttgttgtggttttttttttttttttgggggggggggtttgttttatttatttatttatttattttttaatactctGGTTTTAAAAATCAAGCTGTTGAAGGTTTTGCTGCATTAAAAACTGAAagggaaagttttttttgtcaggAACAGAAAGTTGTCATTCTGCCTCATTCCAGCCTCCCACAAGACTTGGATTAATGATCAGAGATGTTGCTTTTATctgctttttgtcctttttgtttATCAAAGAAATCTTGTCTTTGgtataacaaaaaaacagcatgtaATTTGACTAGTGTAGTTTAAACTTACAAAGACAGCCACTGCAAACAGTAGTTTCTAATTTTTCAGGACTCAAAAGCATTTTTGTCCATGAACTATCCATGTACAGGCACAATGAATATGACTGTGTAGTCTGGTTGACTCTAAAAAGCACAGGAGTGCAGTGCATTAGCTCATGGAATGGGTAACATGGACAATTTTTAAGGCAGATGCAGGTTTTGGAGTGGTCATCTAGGTAGCGTGGTTTTAGAGGCCTTGCTTATTTCACTCAGTATGTAATGGCTCTATATTGGGAGCGTCGAGGTGTTAAACTGGCCTGACTTCTCCTACCTTGAAAATATTTGGTGGGTTAAACAAAGGAGGTCGATTtcaagattttcttttctttggttttttttttttttctttatacaaATTTTGATCCAGTTATTTAGTCACACGACAGGCTGTGCATATCAGCATCCCACTAGTAATTCATGGAACCATTTaagctcttatttatttttttctttacatactATACATTTCACTGGGCACATTGTTTGACAAATGCATTTGTCAAATAAAGAGTATAGGTGATACTTTAGCATATTTGTGCAGTTTCAGTTGGATACGCTTCAGGTTTGACTGTtcattgttcatttatttactcattATTGTTCAAAGAGACTTAAATTTACATCATTCACAGATCACATCAGtcaaaaatacacattaaattGCCTACATCCATACAGCTGAGCATATCTGAACAAAGTTTTGCTAGCTGTTGCTATAGTTTGAGCTAGTTCACTGACTGAGGCAAGTAATAGGTTGCCTTCTCGGTGCCAGGGTGACTAATCCCTTGGACCATATGTCAGCGGCTTGTCAAGCCCAGAGCCAGTGCAGCAAAAGGACACAACGATGCAGGACaggaaaacacagagacactgtGCACCCACATGTAAGCAGGCACCAGGCTTTTGATTTTCTAGATGTATGTCAGTAGTGGTGGGTTACTGCTTTTGTGTATGGTTTTCACAAGAGTATCGTTTGATCTTTGTGAGAAGGTGTGTCAGAGTGTCACAGAGCCGTTTAAGGTATAAGACAGCTGCTGTTTCATTACACTAAAGCTAAAACCTGCCCTCATTCCAGGAGACAGCAGCGGCCTCACGGTGGCGGAGGAGGGAAGAACCGGCCTCAGTCACCGCAGGAGCAGAGGGATCAAAACCAGCAACAGTCTccaaaccagcagcagcagagtttaaCAGAACAGGGAGACAACAGAAACACCAGTGCCAGTCGACCGCCTCGCCAGTACCAAGGAGGACATGGGCAGCGCCAAGGAGGGCCCCCACATCACGGATACAGCCAGAATCGGCGTTGGCACCACAATCAGAAAGGTCAGGGGCATGGACAGACAAACTCTACAGGTGATAAAGGAGTACCCCCAAGAACAACCAAAGACAAAGAGACTGAGAATGTAAAACTGGGTGGTGAGCACATCAGACCTCTTCAAGACTGCAGCAGTATGAGTCCCAATGAGTCACCCAAATATGACTCAATGCCAAACACGACTGCCTTCCCAGATCTGACAGCTACCAAGGAATCTTCCAACACACTGCAAGGTGGAAAAGCATACGAGGGCCAGTCGGAGCAGCCCAAAATCAGCCTGCTGCAATCATCAAAggagaggctgaggaggagaCTAAAGGACAAGGTACTGAAAAGCTGCTTAGTGCCTGTCAGTCAGTATTAAAGCAAACAGAaccagtgtgtgtatatacacacagtcATACGCTAACATTTGGTTTTATAATTACCCTAATTATGTTCAAAAACACGAATACACTATCATTAATGTAAAGACACGGAGAAACAATTTTCTCACTGCCGTGCTtgtctatttatttatgtagtatTCAGGTTGACACACACCCAGACTGGCAGGGAGGGGAGCACATGTTCTCACCACGGAGGTGAAGAAACTAAAGCAGCATTAGCTTAACAGTTTTTGATGTTTTCCACTGTGCCCTAAACTGATGAGTTGGCCAACGGTGTTGCTgctctcagtttcctgtttttttttgttttttttacagccaaCTCATTACCACCAGGAGAGGATTGATTTGACAACATGGGACTTCCCAAGATGCAGCAAGGCAGGAATTAGTAAATGTATCCCCAGTGATGCCACTGAATCAGTGAAACCAATCTAGAAGGGAATTTTTGCTTGATGGGATATACTGACTAATATATTTAATCTTTGCATCAGCTTTGTTTTCATAaagtcagttatttttttttctaaccagTTACAAAACCcagtgtattggtaacatttttgCAAAACCTTGGCTGGGTTACATGTCATACACTATCAGCAGGGCTACACAATCTGTTGATGCAGTGTCAGCTGTGCAGTAGTTGTATTGCAGACAGTTTGAATCAAATACTTGTTGCTAGAACTCTGCGTGCACGCAAAAATGAACGGAGAACAGGTGGAAGGTGAATTTATTCATCTAATGCAAGCAGCAGCAGATTagactctcttttttttttttttttttttttttaaatactcaagCTAGAAATCTAGCCACCTGAAACCAAGTGAAATGAAGGAAGCAGGCCGACATGCTTACGTTGGCCTCCTCACATCAGGTTCTGCCAGGATTCCTCTGTGACAAGAGGGATGGGGCAGGTGGGCCCATCCTATTTCTGTTCACCAGTCTATGGGGTGTGTCTCTGCAACCCTCTCCCTACTTTGTTAGAATGGGAGCTGAGCAAGGGCAGCACATTATAACTTGCCACGAGTCACCGCCTTTTAATGACAGTAAACCCATCGGCTGCTTTGTCATGTCTCTTTCTTTGCTCTCCTTTCCGTCCTACTCCTACACTTTTTCCAGTTAACAGTGGAAAACAATCAGTAACAATATGGTTAATAGTACAGGCACCAAAGCTcagtgagagaaaaatgaatataCCATTTCTTTAATCAGCTTAATTGTGTGAACTGCGTTATTATGTGACCTTTGAACACCAGAACCTTGATGGAAAGGGACAGAGGAAAGGCTTGTGTCAaccctaaaaaaataataataataataatgggaaTACAATATCAGCCATACTGACTGTGGCTCACCACACACCTACTCAGCTATGGTAGCACTAATCAGAGACACAGTGGCTGTCCACTTAAAATGATACCCAGGCTAGTGCACTATTTGAAAAATAGCAGCTTCTTCAGACTTCGTTAGAAGAACTTAATTGCAACAGAACCTGTTTTCCACTGATCCAGGTCGGATGCTTAACCTAGAACCCATTccacacatattaaaaaaaaaaaaaagtttcttccCATTAAACCTGCCCTGTTTCTGCTGTCGTTTCTCAGTCTGGCTAAAATGTGGTCTGTTTCTCAAACAGCAGAATTGTATCATACCAACATCTTGTTGATGGATGCTCTGTGTTCCAACTGCTGGGTCTTTAAGATCTAGTAAATTTAAATCATATTAAATTTTACTGAAGAGCAGAAGTGCTGTTTAAATGGTATTGCACAGGGGAGTATTTCAGTTACATGTCAGACTACAAATGAGCTTTAATATGTCTGTCCACGTATTCAGGACTTATTTATTCGATTTTTAATACTATTCCCTAAGGAAAGaaactcataaaaaaaaaaaaaacatgacgcATACACTTGACTTACCCATCATAATTCACGTGTCAAGTTAGCTGACATTTATTTTCCATGAAAACACCTAAGTTGTGTTGAAATGTCCATCCATCACTATCCTCACTATTCACTTACATGCGTTATCCCGTCTTTCCCCTCAGGAAGAAGCATGTGTGCAGCAGTTAGGCTCCGGATCACGGAATATTGACCGGCTGGTGGAGCTTCTCAACAGCATGAGGAGCAACAGCAGCGGAGTGGAGCAGCAGCTGGCCTCCTTCATGGAGGAGGCGCAGTGCTCGGCCCGTTCAGAGGAAACCCTGGCTCAGGTGGTCAGCACGATCTACTCCAAGGCCGTGTCAGACAGGAGCTTTGCAGCAACGGCCGCCAAGCTCTGTGACAAGATGGCGCTGTTCATGGTGGAGGGGACCAAGTTTAGATCACTGCTGCTCAACATGCTGCAGGTGAGGGAGCAAGAGATGCGAGAGAACAATAACACCTTCCAAGCGTATCTTGGCTCCTTAATGTTTTCTGTAAATACTCATGTGCAGCAATCATAATTGCTTTCATGTACCTGCCTTTCgtttttttaatcaatgccagggatttttttttatcttgttgcTTAAATAACAACTCATGCCCAAAATACTGCCTTGTGTGCTAAATTATTGTTGTTGGTTCCAGCTTCTTGCAGGTATTGAAAAGTTGCAGTtaaccacaaaaaacaaagcagaaaattgTTTCAGATTTCACTATTGCTTTATTGTTGTACCTGCCCTAAGAAGGTTCTTAAAATACCCCTTTAATGCTTATTTTATCCTAGCCACACTTTTTTATGGTAGAGTTGATGTTCTTCGGCAAAGCCATCGTTTTTATATTGCATGTTTTAACAAAATAATCTCTGTAAATTCAGCACCTTCATTCAAATTTAGTTTATGAGAACTTTCAGGGGGAACCAACTGTGTATatgatgcagaaaatgtcaGCAGGCACAGCAGCTAATCTAAACACccaggggagagagagaaacctgccccccccccccttttttttttctttccatctcttCACTTAACTGCACAGTTCCAGTCTCGCACCCTCGATGAAAACATCCTCTCAGCCGTTGCATATTTCATTCCCTTTCTCCCCCCTCCTCGTCCCTTATGAGCTCTCTATTCCGGTGCTCCTCCATCTTATCGCCTCCCCTCACCCAGAATGATGCGGGTCAGTGCACCACTACTTCATACTGCACAGTTCTCatgtccatctctctctctctctctctttcactgcaCTTCTCCTTTTGCCCTTCACAAACTCCAGCAGATGAACCAGAAGTAGACAAACAAGACGTACTTGATGTCTTCAAAGTCCAAATGTTAACTCACCTGCTTCCATGTCTCCTTTTCCCTCCCATCACTCCTaaacttttttcctcctcccttgggtttttagcatttttccacctttttctttagatgttgaaacttgtttttttcccaaatcCAGCAGCAGTTAATCTCACCTTGATCCTTTTACCCTCTTTCTCCCCTTTTTGTTCACTCCCTCTTTATCTCATCTGTGTGGTCccttctcttcttttatttctcACTTTAAAAATTCACTTCCcagccagcacacacacacacacacacaccctccttgtctttgacatttttttcttttttttctgtctttgctttAAAACCTTTTAAATGTCATAACTGAACTCATGAAAGCCTTAATTAATGATGTTGCTTGCAAACCCGTGGATCTCAGTATGGGGGGGAATTAGTGTGTGACTGCTGTGGCTTTGCTTAAACATAGTCAGACTTTCTCATAAATATTTAACACAGCTCAGAAGTCCCCGTGGCCCCTTATGTGACACCTccttcattatattttcttaaatcatttaaaattttgagcGTGTGTTGTGCTTGTTTTGAGGTGGATGGGGCTTGTGCACGGACTACGGACCCGTTCACGGCTCCGTAGTCCGTGCACAAGCAGATTTTATTGTGGCCATTCAGGTGTGTGAGACTAAAAGCTGCTCAGGCCTCAGTAACAGACagtccacagagcagcagagtgAGCTGCTCTGTCTGTTAATAAAGTTTCACTTTAATCTGCCGAATAACATCTTTACAAGTGCACATAAGCATTAACCCATATTAACCCCAACACTTTAACAGCACCGGCACAGTTCACCACCCTTCACTTTCAAACTAAATTAACATACTCTCCTCTATTTCAAGCGGATAAAAGAAATTTGTGAATTTGTTTAATGCGTTTTTCGACTGCTTTTTTGGCTTTAAGTATGTTGAGGCGCAAGGTTAATATATGTGCCACCTACAAAAAATTCCATTAGAGAGATGGTAGAGATGTTAATGGTGATTAATGGTTCTGCCAGGAAGATAGTTTACCAGCTTTACTTATGAATTTAACACCTACATACTGCCTACTTGTATTACACAGTTACTGAAGCTGGATGACCTGTAAAATTAAGGTGTATTTTCCAAACTAACTAAGcatccttatttatttttcccacaGAGGGATTTTTCCCGTCGCGAGGAGCTCCAGCAGTCAGATGTGGAGCGGTGGTTGGGTTTCATCACTTTCTTGTGTGAAGTGTTTGGTACCATGAGGAGCAGCTCTGGCGAGCCGTTCAGGGTGCTAGTGTGTCCCATCTACACTTGCTTACGAGAGGTTTGTATTCAGAACCCCCACCCTCCAATAAGTATGTCAGTAGTCAGTCTGTCAGACCCTTTCACACTTTCTAGTAAGGGAAAGTGTCCggctgtgcttgtgtgttttgcCTGTTCAGTTCGATACATGCGCTGAATTCCTGTTTTTGGCCAGACTCAGTCTAGACTCTAGAAACCACAGCTCTGTTTGGTTAGTGGTGCAAAACAGCCAGGAGACCTTCAGTTCCAGGAAAATTTTGTGACCCCAGGTTCACTTCTCATCAGCTGGTCTTGCTCACTTAAACGCACTCTCGGTCTCCATGGAAACCATGAAGGGAAGCCACAGCAGACGCATGACGATACAGAAGTGGTTAATGACAAATGAAATATTGAAAGCGGAAGCAAGCGAGGTGAGGGAGGTGAGGGGAAGTGCGGGAGACTGTGGCTCAGGTTGACGGTTAACTCATGGCATAACaggtaaaaagaaaaccagAGGAGAGGAAGTTGATTTTTAATCTAAGAGTCCAAACAAGAGAAAGAAACGAGGTCAGGTGTCAAACTAGTTTAAGCACCCCATGTATATACCCCTGCTGGTCTGAACACTGACCCAGAAATATGCATATACAAAATAAACTTAAAGCTACTTGGCTGGATAagcctgttcaactgcttgttaatgcaaatatttaatcaaccaatcacatggcagcagctcagtgcatttaggcatgtagacatggtcaagacaatcTGCTGAAATTCAACATGAGCATCATAATGGAGAAGAAATGTGGCCTGGCTGTTGGGGCCAGAcaaacaggctggtctgagtatttcagaagcagctgatctactgggattttccccacacagaatggtccaaaaaagtaaaaaatatccaatgagccttgttgatgccagaagtcagaggagacTAGCCAGATTGCTTCAgggtgataggaaggcaacactAACTCAAATAAGTGATTAGGTTCTGAGGGTTAATGTGTTCCCTCCAAT carries:
- the ctif gene encoding CBP80/20-dependent translation initiation factor isoform X1 — translated: MESSSVASASSEAGSTRSQEIEELERFIDSYVLEYQVQGLLGDKADGDLDLDSSCKVPQITMVTEAEDITWSGSTYVQSFNLQSTWTDDCNDKKDGSWTSSRGRGSSKPDEWEHSSNGSTGSRPSSGSRPGSGSRSGSRGHNNQYRGSAKNGNREGSFDILGTDIWAANTMDSHGGAGWDVQPEKLDFSHFHRKHFRGTPKHLPHIDREGVIKSKFEEDDGIDMNDIERFLPHLRSVFPPLPNEAEIAHTKKLFRRRRSDRRAFDQFTRDQLTVLLPTGPGGKRQVSARRQQRPHGGGGGKNRPQSPQEQRDQNQQQSPNQQQQSLTEQGDNRNTSASRPPRQYQGGHGQRQGGPPHHGYSQNRRWHHNQKGQGHGQTNSTGDKGVPPRTTKDKETENVKLGGEHIRPLQDCSSMSPNESPKYDSMPNTTAFPDLTATKESSNTLQGGKAYEGQSEQPKISLLQSSKERLRRRLKDKEEACVQQLGSGSRNIDRLVELLNSMRSNSSGVEQQLASFMEEAQCSARSEETLAQVVSTIYSKAVSDRSFAATAAKLCDKMALFMVEGTKFRSLLLNMLQRDFSRREELQQSDVERWLGFITFLCEVFGTMRSSSGEPFRVLVCPIYTCLRELLESTDVKEDAVLCCSMELQSTGRLLEEQLPEMMTELLAAVRDKMLCPAESQLTRSLLMEVIELHAHRWSPLEALTTQYYNRTIQKLTTTA
- the ctif gene encoding CBP80/20-dependent translation initiation factor isoform X3, which codes for MESSSVASASSEAGSTRSQEIEELERFIDSYVLEYQVQGLLGDKADGDLDLDSSCKVPQWTDDCNDKKDGSWTSSRGRGSSKPDEWEHSSNGSTGSRPSSGSRPGSGSRSGSRGHNNQYRGSAKNGNREGSFDILGTDIWAANTMDSHGGAGWDVQPEKLDFSHFHRKHFRGTPKHLPHIDREGVIKSKFEEDDGIDMNDIERFLPHLRSVFPPLPNEAEIAHTKKLFRRRRSDRRAFDQFTRDQLTVLLPTGPGGKRQVSARRQQRPHGGGGGKNRPQSPQEQRDQNQQQSPNQQQQSLTEQGDNRNTSASRPPRQYQGGHGQRQGGPPHHGYSQNRRWHHNQKGQGHGQTNSTGDKGVPPRTTKDKETENVKLGGEHIRPLQDCSSMSPNESPKYDSMPNTTAFPDLTATKESSNTLQGGKAYEGQSEQPKISLLQSSKERLRRRLKDKEEACVQQLGSGSRNIDRLVELLNSMRSNSSGVEQQLASFMEEAQCSARSEETLAQVVSTIYSKAVSDRSFAATAAKLCDKMALFMVEGTKFRSLLLNMLQRDFSRREELQQSDVERWLGFITFLCEVFGTMRSSSGEPFRVLVCPIYTCLRELLESTDVKEDAVLCCSMELQSTGRLLEEQLPEMMTELLAAVRDKMLCPAESQLTRSLLMEVIELHAHRWSPLEALTTQYYNRTIQKLTTTA
- the ctif gene encoding CBP80/20-dependent translation initiation factor isoform X2, with the translated sequence MESSSVASASSEAGSTRSQEIEELERFIDSYVLEYQVQGLLGDKADGDLDLDSSCKITMVTEAEDITWSGSTYVQSFNLQSTWTDDCNDKKDGSWTSSRGRGSSKPDEWEHSSNGSTGSRPSSGSRPGSGSRSGSRGHNNQYRGSAKNGNREGSFDILGTDIWAANTMDSHGGAGWDVQPEKLDFSHFHRKHFRGTPKHLPHIDREGVIKSKFEEDDGIDMNDIERFLPHLRSVFPPLPNEAEIAHTKKLFRRRRSDRRAFDQFTRDQLTVLLPTGPGGKRQVSARRQQRPHGGGGGKNRPQSPQEQRDQNQQQSPNQQQQSLTEQGDNRNTSASRPPRQYQGGHGQRQGGPPHHGYSQNRRWHHNQKGQGHGQTNSTGDKGVPPRTTKDKETENVKLGGEHIRPLQDCSSMSPNESPKYDSMPNTTAFPDLTATKESSNTLQGGKAYEGQSEQPKISLLQSSKERLRRRLKDKEEACVQQLGSGSRNIDRLVELLNSMRSNSSGVEQQLASFMEEAQCSARSEETLAQVVSTIYSKAVSDRSFAATAAKLCDKMALFMVEGTKFRSLLLNMLQRDFSRREELQQSDVERWLGFITFLCEVFGTMRSSSGEPFRVLVCPIYTCLRELLESTDVKEDAVLCCSMELQSTGRLLEEQLPEMMTELLAAVRDKMLCPAESQLTRSLLMEVIELHAHRWSPLEALTTQYYNRTIQKLTTTA
- the ctif gene encoding CBP80/20-dependent translation initiation factor isoform X5, whose translation is MESSSVASASSEAGSTRSQEIEELERFIDSYVLEYQVQGLLGDKADGDLDLDSSCKWTDDCNDKKDGSWTSSRGRGSSKPDEWEHSSNGSTGSRPSSGSRPGSGSRSGSRGHNNQYRGSAKNGNREGSFDILGTDIWAANTMDSHGGAGWDVQPEKLDFSHFHRKHFRGTPKHLPHIDREGVIKSKFEEDDGIDMNDIERFLPHLRSVFPPLPNEAEIAHTKKLFRRRRSDRRAFDQFTRDQLTVLLPTGPGGKRQVSARRQQRPHGGGGGKNRPQSPQEQRDQNQQQSPNQQQQSLTEQGDNRNTSASRPPRQYQGGHGQRQGGPPHHGYSQNRRWHHNQKGQGHGQTNSTGDKGVPPRTTKDKETENVKLGGEHIRPLQDCSSMSPNESPKYDSMPNTTAFPDLTATKESSNTLQGGKAYEGQSEQPKISLLQSSKERLRRRLKDKEEACVQQLGSGSRNIDRLVELLNSMRSNSSGVEQQLASFMEEAQCSARSEETLAQVVSTIYSKAVSDRSFAATAAKLCDKMALFMVEGTKFRSLLLNMLQRDFSRREELQQSDVERWLGFITFLCEVFGTMRSSSGEPFRVLVCPIYTCLRELLESTDVKEDAVLCCSMELQSTGRLLEEQLPEMMTELLAAVRDKMLCPAESQLTRSLLMEVIELHAHRWSPLEALTTQYYNRTIQKLTTTA